In Gemmatimonadota bacterium, a single window of DNA contains:
- a CDS encoding ribonuclease HII, which yields MKPDDDGTSQPQDLLEYERRFWGRGLSVAGVDEVGRGPLAGPVLAAAVVLPEGVCIDGADDSKQLTKETREELHAVILRSARAVGVGAASVKEIDRRNILRATTVAMQRALDHLPAPPGHIVVDGLHVKYLGREHEAVVHGDALIHSIGCASIVAKVIRDRLMRRLALRYPGYGWERNVGYGTAEHRAAIDELGVTPHHRLTFTGLKFSLDL from the coding sequence ATGAAGCCGGACGACGACGGGACGTCGCAGCCCCAGGACCTGCTCGAGTACGAGCGACGGTTCTGGGGCCGCGGTCTTTCTGTGGCAGGAGTCGACGAAGTGGGTCGGGGGCCTCTCGCGGGACCGGTCCTGGCCGCCGCGGTGGTGCTTCCCGAGGGTGTGTGCATCGACGGTGCCGACGACTCGAAGCAACTCACCAAGGAGACGCGCGAGGAACTCCATGCGGTGATCCTGAGGTCGGCGCGTGCGGTCGGAGTCGGTGCAGCTTCCGTGAAGGAGATCGACCGCCGCAACATCCTTCGCGCCACGACCGTCGCGATGCAGCGCGCGCTGGACCATCTGCCGGCACCTCCCGGCCACATTGTCGTCGACGGCCTCCACGTGAAGTACCTCGGGCGCGAGCACGAGGCCGTCGTGCACGGCGACGCGCTCATCCATTCGATCGGCTGCGCGTCGATCGTCGCGAAGGTGATTCGCGATCGACTCATGCGGCGCCTGGCGTTGCGCTATCCCGGCTACGGTTGGGAGCGGAACGTCGGGTATGGCACCGCCGAGCATCGTGCCGCGATCGACGAGTTAGGCGTGACCCCCCATCATCGCCTTACCTTTACCGGGCTTAAGTTCTCGCTCGACCTTTGA
- the rplS gene encoding 50S ribosomal protein L19, giving the protein MSDVIKEIEKEQLRSDELPEFGPGDTIKVLYLVREGTKERIQAFEGVCIARKHGGVDETFTVRKISSGIGVERIFPLHAPTVSGVEVIRRGRVRRAKLYYLRGRRGKAARIPEKRTAR; this is encoded by the coding sequence ATGTCTGACGTGATCAAAGAAATCGAGAAAGAGCAACTCCGGAGCGACGAACTTCCCGAGTTTGGTCCTGGCGATACGATCAAGGTGCTCTATCTCGTTCGGGAAGGCACGAAGGAGCGCATCCAGGCGTTCGAGGGTGTGTGCATCGCGCGCAAGCACGGTGGAGTCGACGAGACCTTCACGGTCCGCAAGATATCGAGCGGTATTGGCGTCGAGCGTATTTTCCCGCTGCACGCCCCCACGGTTTCCGGGGTCGAGGTCATACGTCGTGGGCGCGTGCGCCGCGCGAAGCTGTACTACCTCCGCGGCCGGCGTGGTAAGGCCGCCCGCATCCCGGAGAAACGTACCGCTCGCTGA
- a CDS encoding pyridoxal-phosphate dependent enzyme produces the protein MTELTLTREDFELARGRVAPHTYHTPMLTSRSLSEASGFDVRLKAELFQKGGSYKVRGPTNLIAQLTDEEKARGVICSSAGNHSQGVAIAARQYGVQAVVCMAENATPSKIAATEEYGAEVVLHGTIWDEANERALELVEERGLTYVHPFDDPRLIAGQGTVGLEIMDDFPEAEVVVVPIGGGGLISGVSMAVKSINPDIRVIGVESSGAPAMKLSIEAGHRITLDEVDCVIDGLTVKRVGENTRSVVSRFVDEIVTLPDEQIFEAVLWLMARAKLVAEGAAAAPVAALLQGLIEAPPGTKVVVVLSGGNLDVEQLRGMRWN, from the coding sequence ATGACCGAGCTCACGCTCACTCGTGAAGACTTCGAGCTGGCGCGTGGGCGGGTGGCTCCGCACACGTACCACACGCCGATGCTGACCTCCCGCTCGCTCAGCGAAGCGAGCGGATTCGACGTGCGCCTGAAAGCCGAGCTCTTCCAGAAGGGCGGCTCTTACAAGGTGCGTGGCCCGACGAACCTGATCGCTCAGCTGACCGACGAAGAAAAAGCCCGTGGCGTGATCTGCTCTTCGGCCGGCAATCACTCTCAGGGTGTGGCGATCGCCGCGCGGCAGTACGGTGTGCAGGCGGTCGTTTGCATGGCCGAGAACGCTACACCCTCGAAGATCGCCGCCACGGAGGAGTATGGGGCCGAGGTGGTGCTGCACGGCACCATCTGGGACGAAGCCAACGAGAGAGCGCTCGAACTCGTGGAGGAGCGGGGGCTCACCTACGTGCACCCGTTCGACGACCCGCGGCTCATCGCGGGTCAGGGCACCGTCGGCCTCGAGATCATGGACGACTTCCCCGAGGCCGAGGTCGTCGTAGTACCCATCGGCGGTGGCGGGCTGATCTCCGGGGTTTCGATGGCGGTCAAGAGCATCAATCCGGATATCCGAGTGATCGGCGTGGAGTCCTCGGGTGCGCCGGCAATGAAGCTGAGCATCGAGGCAGGGCACAGAATCACGCTCGACGAGGTCGACTGCGTCATCGACGGTCTCACGGTGAAGCGCGTCGGAGAGAACACGCGCTCGGTCGTCTCACGCTTCGTGGACGAGATCGTCACGCTACCCGACGAGCAGATCTTCGAGGCCGTGCTCTGGCTGATGGCCCGCGCGAAGCTGGTCGCGGAAGGGGCTGCCGCCGCTCCGGTCGCTGCGTTGCTGCAAGGCTTGATCGAGGCGCCCCCTGGCACCAAGGTGGTCGTGGTACTGAGCGGCGGGAATCTGGACGTGGAGCAGCTGCGCGGGATGCGCTGGAACTAG
- the ffh gene encoding signal recognition particle protein yields MFDELGKKLDGALKKLRQRGVLTEPMIKEGLREVRRVLLEADVNFRVTRDFLARVQERALGEAVLKAVSPGQQIVKIVHDELAHLLGEGRPTLATAAEDPTVILLVGLQGSGKTTSAAKLARRLGREGKTPMLAACDLQRPAAIEQLQALGNEIGAPVVAGEFGGDPVAAAAAAVEKAREGGHSVLIVDTAGRLQIDETLMEELERIRDAVQPTEILLVADAMTGQEAVKIAQGFDDALGITGIVMTKMDGDARGGAALSIRGVTGKPIKFVGVGEGMDDLDIADPERLAGRILQMGDVIGLVERAQVAFDQEEQEKLQEKVLGQGRFTLEDFLVAMRQVQRMGPLDQLIKLIPGTARMNIPAANLDPKRFKHVEAIILSMTPQERRKPEVLNGSRRARIAKGSGRPVSEVNRLMKQFKEMQKLMKQMKGMMGGGGSPSAVQPR; encoded by the coding sequence ATGTTCGACGAACTCGGTAAGAAGCTCGATGGGGCTCTGAAGAAGCTCCGTCAACGAGGCGTGCTAACAGAGCCCATGATCAAGGAGGGGCTCAGAGAGGTGCGGCGCGTTCTGCTCGAGGCCGATGTCAACTTCAGGGTCACGCGGGACTTCCTCGCGCGTGTGCAGGAGCGGGCCCTCGGGGAGGCGGTGCTGAAGGCCGTCTCGCCTGGACAGCAGATCGTGAAGATCGTGCACGACGAGCTCGCCCACCTGCTCGGAGAAGGCCGTCCGACACTCGCCACTGCGGCCGAGGACCCTACGGTGATCCTCCTGGTCGGGCTCCAGGGCTCCGGGAAGACCACATCTGCAGCGAAGCTGGCGCGGCGTTTGGGCCGGGAGGGCAAGACCCCCATGCTGGCGGCGTGCGACCTCCAGAGACCCGCTGCGATCGAGCAGCTCCAGGCGTTGGGCAACGAGATCGGGGCGCCTGTCGTCGCGGGCGAGTTCGGGGGCGACCCGGTCGCTGCTGCCGCCGCCGCGGTCGAGAAGGCACGAGAGGGTGGGCACTCGGTGTTGATCGTCGACACCGCCGGTCGTCTGCAAATCGATGAGACGCTCATGGAGGAGCTCGAAAGAATCCGGGACGCGGTCCAGCCCACCGAGATCCTGCTGGTCGCGGACGCGATGACGGGCCAGGAGGCCGTGAAGATCGCGCAGGGCTTCGACGACGCGCTCGGAATCACGGGCATCGTGATGACCAAGATGGATGGTGACGCGCGTGGTGGAGCGGCGCTCTCCATTCGGGGCGTGACCGGCAAGCCGATCAAGTTCGTGGGCGTGGGCGAGGGCATGGACGATCTCGACATCGCCGATCCCGAACGCCTCGCGGGCCGAATCCTCCAGATGGGCGACGTGATCGGCCTCGTCGAACGGGCCCAGGTCGCGTTCGACCAGGAGGAGCAAGAGAAGCTGCAAGAGAAGGTGCTCGGGCAGGGACGCTTCACGCTCGAGGACTTCCTCGTCGCGATGCGTCAGGTCCAAAGGATGGGCCCGCTCGATCAACTGATAAAGCTGATCCCCGGGACCGCCCGCATGAACATTCCGGCGGCGAATCTCGACCCCAAGCGCTTCAAGCACGTGGAGGCGATCATCCTCTCGATGACCCCACAAGAGCGTCGAAAGCCTGAGGTCCTCAACGGTTCGCGGCGTGCCCGCATCGCAAAGGGGAGCGGTCGTCCCGTCTCAGAGGTCAACCGCCTCATGAAACAGTTCAAAGAGATGCAGAAGCTCATGAAACAAATGAAAGGGATGATGGGTGGCGGTGGTTCCCCGAGCGCTGTACAGCCACGCTAG
- the rpsP gene encoding 30S ribosomal protein S16, whose translation MPVKIRLRRTGRKKKAHYRVVVADSASPRDGRFIETLGYYKPLSHPARLVLDLERVDHWLGEGAQPSATMKSLIAKARRGGDAKVALGEVDPQERKASRAEKLAARRAAEQKAEQEVAATQKAAADAAAAEAAAAEADEASEEPAAEEEAAAEAEAEEEPAAEEKTAPEAEAEEEPVAEEESAPEAEAEEEPAAEEKTAPEAEAEEEPVAEEESAEEATGEAAGDEPAAEKESEPAAEAAADANAEEADDEEKSE comes from the coding sequence ATGCCCGTAAAGATTCGTCTCCGGCGTACGGGCCGGAAGAAAAAGGCCCACTATCGCGTGGTAGTGGCCGATAGCGCCTCGCCCCGAGATGGCCGATTTATCGAGACGCTTGGTTACTACAAACCCTTGTCGCACCCGGCACGTCTCGTGCTCGATCTCGAGCGTGTCGATCATTGGCTAGGGGAAGGCGCGCAGCCTTCCGCCACGATGAAATCGCTGATCGCCAAGGCCCGCCGCGGCGGTGACGCGAAGGTCGCGCTAGGAGAGGTTGATCCTCAGGAGCGCAAGGCGAGTCGCGCGGAGAAACTCGCCGCGCGCCGCGCCGCGGAGCAGAAGGCCGAACAAGAAGTCGCGGCTACACAGAAGGCCGCTGCCGATGCCGCCGCGGCTGAAGCTGCTGCCGCCGAGGCCGACGAGGCCTCCGAAGAGCCCGCAGCCGAGGAAGAGGCTGCTGCCGAAGCAGAGGCTGAGGAAGAACCCGCGGCCGAGGAAAAGACTGCTCCCGAAGCGGAGGCTGAGGAAGAGCCCGTGGCCGAGGAAGAAAGTGCTCCCGAAGCCGAGGCTGAGGAAGAACCCGCGGCCGAGGAAAAGACTGCTCCCGAAGCGGAGGCTGAGGAAGAGCCCGTGGCCGAGGAAGAAAGTGCCGAGGAGGCGACGGGAGAGGCAGCTGGTGATGAGCCGGCGGCCGAGAAGGAGAGTGAGCCTGCCGCGGAGGCGGCGGCTGACGCCAACGCTGAGGAAGCTGACGATGAGGAGAAGTCCGAGTAG
- the trmD gene encoding tRNA (guanosine(37)-N1)-methyltransferase TrmD has translation MRINIITIFPDFFAGPLGLSIPKRAAEAGLVEYRLVDLRDYTHDKHRTVDDVPYGGGAGMIMKPEPFFEAIDSVKPGGPIVLLSARGRVFRHADAVRFSVGEELTLLCGHYKDVDQRVAEHLATDEISMGDYVLSGGEIGALAITDAVVRLLPGALGDHDAAATDSFYDEGLISAPSYTRPPEYRGHAVPEVLRSGDHAKIEQWRSEQAERITNERRGREVPDR, from the coding sequence ATGCGCATCAACATCATTACGATCTTCCCGGACTTTTTCGCGGGGCCCCTAGGGCTCTCGATTCCGAAGCGGGCCGCGGAGGCCGGACTGGTCGAGTACCGGCTTGTGGATCTGCGGGACTACACACACGACAAGCACCGCACGGTAGACGATGTACCCTACGGTGGAGGCGCCGGTATGATCATGAAGCCGGAACCGTTCTTCGAGGCCATCGACAGTGTGAAGCCCGGGGGACCGATCGTTCTCCTCTCTGCGCGAGGCCGCGTGTTTCGGCACGCGGACGCCGTTCGCTTCAGCGTAGGGGAGGAGCTCACGCTCTTGTGTGGGCACTACAAGGACGTGGACCAGCGTGTAGCCGAGCATCTTGCGACCGACGAGATATCGATGGGGGACTACGTGCTGTCGGGGGGTGAGATCGGTGCGCTCGCGATCACGGACGCCGTGGTCCGACTGCTGCCCGGTGCACTCGGCGATCACGACGCGGCCGCGACCGATTCGTTCTACGACGAAGGACTCATCAGCGCTCCGTCGTATACGCGACCACCCGAGTATCGTGGCCATGCGGTGCCGGAGGTGCTGCGGTCGGGGGATCACGCCAAGATCGAGCAGTGGCGGAGCGAGCAAGCGGAGCGGATCACGAACGAGCGGAGAGGCCGCGAAGTCCCGGACCGCTAG
- a CDS encoding M20/M25/M40 family metallo-hydrolase, whose translation MPTLRRFMLSAVVAALACPPLSAQLSPGQIRSFVEAEAVPSIELFREYLGFPNDAHFPEDIDRLISWLDAALTKRGFTTERLLTSANDLLFAERRVDNPVATVLVYLQADGQPVDLSAWQQESPYRAELKEDDGTGTFRAISWSRLQDEVDPDWRIYARSAADSKGPNIQFLLALDLMAQAGAVPDYNLKVIIDTMEEMGSPVLPAAIEQYAEKLSADMLIIFDGPPHYSGRPSLKFGARGFASFTLTTYGPRVPQHSGHYGNYAPNPGLRLAQILASMKDERGRVTIPGFYDGIEIDDATQRILDAVPDDEVEVMRRLGIAETDGVAETLQEAVQWPSLNVRGLESGWVGDQVRTIVPATAVAEVDVRLVPETDGWRLLGMIRDHIEGLGYHVLDDRDPTEDERQTYGRLARFDARVDYAAFRTEFDSEPGLWLSAAFVNLFGEEPVKIRTSGGSIPISPFVSTLGIPAVTVPTVNPDNNQHSPNENIRVGSFLEGIAIAAAVLSQPLRPFVTIH comes from the coding sequence ATGCCGACGCTCCGTCGATTCATGTTGAGTGCTGTCGTGGCTGCGCTGGCCTGCCCTCCGCTCTCTGCTCAGCTGAGCCCCGGGCAGATTCGCTCGTTCGTGGAGGCCGAGGCGGTGCCCTCGATCGAGTTGTTTCGTGAGTACCTCGGTTTTCCCAACGACGCGCACTTCCCGGAGGACATCGACCGGCTCATCAGCTGGCTCGACGCGGCGTTAACCAAGCGAGGCTTCACGACCGAGCGGCTGCTCACGAGCGCCAACGACTTGTTGTTCGCGGAGCGCCGGGTCGACAATCCGGTCGCCACCGTGCTCGTGTACCTGCAGGCGGACGGCCAACCCGTGGATCTGTCGGCGTGGCAACAGGAGAGTCCCTACCGAGCGGAACTCAAGGAGGACGACGGGACCGGCACGTTCCGAGCGATATCGTGGTCGCGTCTTCAGGACGAGGTGGACCCCGACTGGCGGATCTACGCGCGCTCGGCGGCGGACTCCAAGGGGCCGAACATCCAGTTCCTCCTGGCTCTCGATCTCATGGCGCAGGCCGGTGCTGTGCCGGACTACAACCTGAAGGTCATTATCGACACGATGGAGGAGATGGGATCACCCGTGCTGCCCGCCGCGATCGAGCAGTACGCGGAGAAGCTCTCGGCGGATATGCTGATCATCTTCGATGGCCCTCCGCATTACTCGGGACGGCCGTCGCTCAAGTTCGGCGCGCGCGGCTTCGCGAGCTTTACGCTCACGACATACGGTCCCCGGGTGCCTCAGCACAGTGGCCACTACGGCAATTACGCACCCAACCCGGGCCTCCGCCTTGCTCAGATTCTCGCGTCGATGAAGGACGAGCGCGGGCGTGTGACGATCCCCGGCTTCTACGATGGCATCGAGATCGATGACGCGACGCAAAGAATTCTCGACGCCGTGCCAGACGACGAGGTGGAGGTCATGAGACGGCTCGGCATCGCCGAGACGGACGGCGTAGCCGAGACATTGCAGGAGGCCGTGCAATGGCCGTCGCTCAACGTACGTGGACTCGAGTCCGGCTGGGTCGGAGACCAAGTGAGAACCATCGTGCCCGCCACGGCCGTTGCGGAGGTGGACGTCCGGCTTGTCCCGGAGACGGACGGTTGGCGACTGCTGGGGATGATTCGCGACCACATCGAGGGTCTCGGCTATCACGTCTTGGACGACCGAGATCCCACTGAAGACGAGCGGCAGACGTATGGCCGCCTGGCGCGCTTCGACGCTCGTGTCGACTACGCGGCCTTCAGGACCGAGTTCGACTCAGAACCTGGGCTCTGGCTCAGCGCGGCGTTCGTGAACTTGTTCGGCGAAGAACCGGTGAAGATCCGTACCAGTGGCGGATCGATTCCGATCTCGCCGTTCGTGTCGACGCTCGGCATTCCCGCTGTGACCGTCCCGACGGTGAACCCCGATAACAATCAGCACAGCCCGAACGAGAATATTCGGGTGGGGAGTTTCCTGGAAGGGATTGCGATCGCGGCGGCGGTGCTGAGTCAGCCGCTGCGGCCGTTCGTCACGATCCACTAG
- the rimM gene encoding ribosome maturation factor RimM, whose amino-acid sequence MGREDPRFLVVGHINKSHGTKGELFVWPLTDHPEGVYAPGVVLRLGEADSDEPDPDLPPLRIEAVRAHRQGYLVAFGGIEDRHQSDLLRGRYLFRETEALEPLAEGEVFYHQLLGMSVETTDGAYVGEITEVYELSPAHMLDVRGPDREVLVPFLRDIVVEVDTEARRIVIDPPDGLLDL is encoded by the coding sequence ATGGGTCGGGAAGACCCGCGATTTCTCGTCGTGGGGCACATCAACAAGTCCCACGGCACCAAAGGTGAACTCTTCGTGTGGCCGCTGACGGACCACCCCGAGGGCGTATACGCTCCCGGGGTGGTTCTGCGTCTGGGCGAAGCGGACTCCGACGAGCCGGATCCGGACCTGCCACCGCTGCGCATCGAAGCCGTTCGTGCCCACCGCCAAGGCTACCTCGTTGCCTTTGGCGGAATTGAGGACAGGCATCAGTCGGATCTGCTGCGCGGTCGGTACCTCTTCCGGGAGACCGAGGCCCTCGAGCCTCTGGCGGAGGGCGAGGTGTTCTACCACCAACTGCTCGGCATGAGCGTTGAGACGACGGACGGCGCCTACGTCGGCGAGATCACCGAAGTATATGAGCTCAGTCCCGCGCACATGCTCGACGTGCGAGGGCCGGACCGGGAGGTTCTGGTCCCCTTCCTGAGGGACATCGTTGTCGAGGTCGACACGGAAGCGAGGCGCATCGTGATCGATCCACCGGATGGCCTACTGGACCTCTGA
- a CDS encoding adenylosuccinate synthase produces the protein MPPQGSCTVVVGCQWGDEGKGKIVDVLAEDVDIVARYQGGANAGHTVHVGEEEFILHQIPSGVLHEGKRCLLGNGVVLDIRQFFEEYDGLLERGIELDGRVGVSRRAQLLLPYHKLLDKAVESAADTKIGTTGRGIGPAYEDKVGRRGLRVADLGNPERLHKRVAAAQERVTRRLEQLGAAATDELDAAMQEALSLGERLLSISTDTGPEITDALNAGKRVLLEGAQGTALDLDHGTYPFVTSSNTTAASAATGIGIGPTSIDAVVGVVKAYTTRVGEGPLPSAFSPEMDEHVRTLGGEFGATTGRPRRCGWFDSVLARHAARVNGLTGLAVTKLDVLDTLSTLQVATAYRMPDGSITENFPADTWSLSGVEPIYESLPGWEAPTGDVHRLQDLPANARAYLDRIQELSGAPVQWVSVGTKRSQIIPVG, from the coding sequence ATGCCACCTCAGGGTTCCTGTACCGTCGTCGTCGGGTGTCAATGGGGAGACGAAGGGAAGGGCAAAATCGTGGACGTGCTCGCCGAGGACGTCGACATCGTAGCTCGCTACCAGGGCGGCGCGAACGCGGGCCACACGGTCCACGTCGGCGAGGAGGAGTTCATCCTCCACCAGATCCCGTCGGGAGTCCTGCACGAAGGCAAGCGCTGCCTTCTCGGCAACGGCGTGGTGCTCGATATCCGTCAGTTCTTCGAGGAGTACGACGGTTTGCTCGAGCGAGGTATCGAGCTCGATGGGCGGGTCGGGGTGAGCAGGCGTGCGCAGCTCCTGCTGCCGTACCACAAACTACTCGACAAGGCGGTCGAGAGTGCCGCCGACACGAAGATCGGCACGACCGGCCGCGGCATTGGGCCCGCGTACGAGGACAAAGTGGGTCGGCGCGGCCTGCGCGTCGCCGACCTGGGCAACCCGGAGCGGCTGCACAAGCGCGTCGCGGCCGCGCAAGAGCGCGTCACGCGCCGTCTCGAACAGCTCGGTGCGGCCGCTACTGACGAGCTCGACGCCGCGATGCAAGAGGCGCTGAGCCTGGGTGAGCGCCTGCTCTCGATCTCCACCGACACCGGGCCCGAAATCACCGACGCGCTGAATGCCGGGAAGCGCGTGCTCCTCGAAGGCGCGCAGGGCACCGCGCTGGATCTCGACCATGGTACGTATCCTTTCGTGACGTCGTCCAATACGACGGCCGCGAGTGCAGCGACCGGGATAGGCATCGGACCGACATCCATCGACGCCGTGGTCGGTGTCGTGAAGGCGTACACGACCCGTGTGGGTGAGGGGCCGCTCCCGAGCGCGTTCTCGCCCGAGATGGACGAGCACGTTCGTACTCTGGGGGGCGAATTCGGCGCGACGACCGGGCGGCCTCGCCGCTGCGGCTGGTTCGACTCCGTCCTGGCGCGGCATGCCGCCCGGGTAAACGGCCTCACAGGTCTCGCGGTGACGAAGCTCGATGTGCTCGACACTCTCTCGACGCTCCAGGTCGCGACTGCCTACCGGATGCCCGATGGCAGCATCACCGAGAACTTCCCGGCCGACACCTGGTCGTTGTCCGGTGTCGAGCCGATCTACGAGTCGCTACCCGGCTGGGAGGCGCCGACGGGGGACGTGCACAGGCTCCAGGATCTGCCTGCCAACGCGCGCGCGTATCTCGACCGCATCCAGGAGCTTTCCGGCGCGCCCGTCCAGTGGGTCTCGGTGGGGACGAAGCGGAGTCAGATCATCCCGGTTGGCTGA